The following are from one region of the Platichthys flesus chromosome 2, fPlaFle2.1, whole genome shotgun sequence genome:
- the apcdd1l gene encoding protein APCDD1-like, producing the protein MKCAEAGNMSSGCFSHLLRGVWLLWQVVFVAGTGSKLWEVPSASFTSSSSSNLSEVLQWLPHCQYRHPQERVGITADVPPRLDGTWVSTRCEVRPGPEFLTRSYTFHPSRHFQALQHYYTDSSCEDPAYSLMILGKLRLRQASWITRGGTEAEHHPSKVGIVVHSLAAIQRLASRLPAACVRPTLSRVVPGKLYELYNTRAGRGCLAALGFSMMEMGLIRLETQHHSHGGKIQELFLGDIHTDWTQRTQYRPTAYQQPLQNALHHIHPCPVCALVYRSSEQRPPVLPRSPAAPLALAGRWVSRHCETRPTVLFLTRDFTFDPDQHAWEGTYHHYSDPACSQPTFTLRASGHYAQGNPSVKVSGATELVFKVTQVRVTAMEEPTAKLLNGTRPGRCGRAGHWEVGVEQDLTPTDGCTVLGIKLPHKEYELFKSEPDHRKHPLLFIGERPTDGSSPDRPQRRPTSFQAPLVPCGGGVTQRSHRHGSGFNNKQVQLPANGTERRAQLVLLLFASLLCSLF; encoded by the exons atgaagTGTGCGGAAGCAGGAAACATGTCAAGCGGATGTTTCAGTCACCTGTTGAGGGGAGTCTGGCTGCTGTGGCAAG TCGTGTTTGTGGCCGGGACCGGGAGTAAACTATGGGAGGTGCCTTCggcctccttcacctcctcctcctcctctaacctCAGTGAAGTCCTGCAGTGGCTGCCCCACTGTCAGTATCGCCACCCACAGGAGAGAGTGGGAATCACAGCGGACGTCCCCCCAAGACTGGACGGCACATGGGTGTCAACAAG ATGTGAGGTTCGGCCCGGTCCAGAGTTCCTCACCCGCTCCTACACCTTTCACCCCAGCCGTCACTTCCAAGCCCTGCAGCACTACTACACCGACAGCAGCTGCGAGGACCCGGCCTACTCCCTGATGATCCTGGGGAAGCTTCGTCTGCGCCAGGCCTCCTGGATCACCCGCGGAGGCACCGAAGCCGAACACCACCCAAGCAAGGTCGGCATCGTGGTCCACAGCCTGGCAGCCATTCAGAGGCTGGCCTCCAGGCTGCCTGCGGCCTGCGTGCGTCCGACCCTGAGTCGAGTGGTGCCGGGGAAGCTGTACGAACTGTACAACACCCGGGCAGGGAGGGGGTGTCTGGCAGCGCTGGGCTTCTCCATGATGGAGATGGGTCTGATTCGGTTGGAGACGCAGCATCACAGCCATGGAGGGAAGATTCAGGAGCTGTTCTTAGGAGACATCCACACTGACTGGACGCAGAGAACCCAGTACAGACCCACAGCTTACCAGCAGCCACTGCAAAACGCCTTG CATCACATCCACCCCTGCCCTGTGTGTGCTCTGGTGTACCGCTCCTCGGAGCAGCGCCCCCCGGTGTTGCCCCGCTCCCCTGCAGCCCCTCTCGCTCTGGCCGGCCGTTGGGTCAGCCGGCACTGTGAGACCCGTCCCactgtcctcttcctcactcgTGACTTCACCTTTGACCCCGATCAGCACGCATGGGAGGGCACCTACCATCACTACTCCGACCCCGCCTGCTCACAGCCCACGTTCACCCTGAGAGCCTCTGGCCACTACGCTCAGGGAAACCCCTCGGTCAAGGTCTCAGGGGCCACAGAGTTGGTCTTCAAGGTCACCCAGGTGAGAGTCACGGCCATGGAGGAGCCCACAGCCAAGCTGCTGAACGGCACCAGGCCAGGAAGGTGTGGTCGGGCCGGACACTGGGAGGTCGGAGTGGAGCAGGACTTGACCCCCACGGACGGGTGCACGGTACTGGGCATCAAGCTGCCGCACAAGGAGTACGAGCTCTTCAAGTCCGAGCCGGACCACAGGAAACACCCCCTGCTGTTCATCGGGGAGAGGCCCACCGATGGGTCCAGTCCCGACCGACCACAGCGGAGACCCACCTCCTTTCAAGCTCCCCTGGTGCCTTGCGGTGGAGGGGTGACACAGCGCTCTCATCGCCATGGATCAGGATTCAACAACAAGCAAGTTCAGTTACCAGCCAACGGGACGGAGAGACGGGCccagctggtgctgctgctgtttgcatctTTGCTGTGCAGCTTGTTCTAG